Proteins encoded in a region of the Desulfobulbaceae bacterium genome:
- a CDS encoding ATP-binding protein, which produces MGLTGKLSYFLAGVYMERYLTPNIIDDLKQKMVFVGGPRQVGKTTLALDILGGDETDPAYLNWDYLGDKKDLIKGKLPVNAPLVVLDEIHKYREWRNLVKGFYDKNKSKISFLVTGSARLDYYRKGGDSLQGRYHYYRLHPFSLYELNRAPSKNDLDALMHFGGFPEPFLGQSEKGWKRWQRERLSRVIMEDLVSLEQVKEISQLEVLALLLQEKVASLLSINSLREDLSASHEAVDRWVTIFENIYYCFRIRPYGSKKINALKKDRKLFLWDWSLCVHEGARFENLVAANLLKYCHFVEDTSGEAMELCYLRDKNKREIDFVVLKNNQPVFAVEFKTGEGDVSKNISYFY; this is translated from the coding sequence ATGGGGTTGACCGGAAAATTGTCCTATTTTCTTGCAGGTGTATATATGGAAAGGTATTTGACCCCCAACATTATTGACGATTTAAAGCAAAAGATGGTGTTTGTCGGTGGGCCAAGGCAGGTTGGCAAAACGACTCTTGCCTTAGATATTTTAGGTGGAGATGAAACAGATCCGGCCTATTTGAACTGGGACTATCTGGGAGATAAAAAAGACCTCATAAAGGGTAAACTCCCGGTGAATGCTCCTCTTGTCGTTCTTGATGAGATTCACAAATATAGAGAATGGCGGAATCTTGTTAAGGGGTTTTATGATAAAAATAAGTCGAAAATTTCTTTTCTTGTGACGGGTTCTGCCAGGTTGGATTATTACCGTAAAGGCGGGGATTCTTTGCAGGGCCGGTATCATTATTACAGGCTGCACCCTTTTTCTTTGTATGAGCTTAACCGGGCACCATCAAAAAATGATCTTGATGCCCTTATGCATTTTGGCGGTTTTCCTGAACCGTTTCTTGGCCAATCAGAAAAAGGATGGAAGCGGTGGCAGCGAGAGCGTCTATCCCGTGTTATTATGGAAGATCTTGTGTCTTTGGAGCAGGTTAAAGAAATTAGCCAGCTGGAGGTCCTTGCTCTGTTGTTGCAGGAAAAAGTGGCCTCTCTTCTCTCCATTAATTCTCTTCGTGAGGATCTTTCAGCCTCCCATGAGGCTGTGGATCGGTGGGTCACGATTTTTGAAAACATTTATTATTGTTTCCGAATCAGACCGTATGGCTCAAAAAAAATAAACGCCCTGAAGAAGGATAGAAAATTATTCCTCTGGGACTGGTCTCTTTGTGTGCATGAAGGTGCAAGGTTCGAAAATCTGGTTGCAGCTAATCTCTTGAAGTATTGCCATTTTGTGGAGGATACAAGCGGAGAGGCTATGGAGCTTTGCTATTTGAGAGACAAGAACAAGAGAGAAATTGATTTCGTGGTTTTGAAAAATAATCAGCCTGTTTTTGCTGTTGAATTTAAGACAGGTGAGGGAGATGTGAGCAAGAATATTTCATACTTTTAT